GGAGAGAACCGGCAAAGGCGATGGAAAGGAGCGTGGCGACTGCCCGGAAGGAGGAGACAGGGATATTCATGATATCTTGTTCTCCATCGGAGATAAGGGGAGGTGGCGGTTTCTGGCAATGCCGAAGATCCACCCGCCGTGGGGCTATTCCGCCAGATAGCTGGCCAAGCGCTCCCTCAGAGTGGTCCGGGCCCGGAAGAGCAGGCTCTTCACCGAAGATACCGAGGTATTCAGCACGCTGGCGATTTCCTCGTAGGGCAGGGACTCGTAGCTGTAGAGGATCACCGCCGTGCGCTGGGCCTCCGGCAGGGTGGCGATGGCGCGATCGATCTGCTGGTGCATTTCCAGCTTCATCGCCTCCTCCTGAGGCTCATGGCGCGTTTCGGAGGCCATCTGGAAGCCGCTGTCCTCCTCGCGCTCCTCGCTGGACACCTCCTTGCGGCGGGAGCGGCGGCGGCTCTCGTTGAAAACGAGATTCCGGGTGATCGTGAAAAGGTAGGTGGTGAATTTCGCGTCCGGTCGCCAGCGCTTGGCGTGCTTCCAGATGCGAAGGAAGGCAAGCTGGGCGATATCCTCCGCCTCGGTCGGGTCTCCCAGCATGCGTGCCACCGTGCCCACCACGGCATTCTGGTGGCGCTCCACGAGATCACGGAAGGCGCGTTCGTCTCCCTCCGCAATACGGCGCATCAGCGCGACATCCACATCATCCCCATCCGCGCTTTCGTTCGCTGGAATCGGGCGGGATGACGGCATGTGGATCGGCGGGAAGGTCAGTGCGGCTTCCATGCTCTCCGGGGCAAACCGCCCGGCGAGCACGAAGTTGCGGAACTTCGACGCCGGGCAGCCCGGAAAAATTCAGCCGAGTGACGGTCCCGGATCAGGCCAGTTGCAAGATCTTGTCTGTCCGGCGGCTCATTTCCTCGAAGAGATTCGCATTTTCCGGCTTTTGGAGGTCCACGTCCCAAGTCGGGATCATCTCGCGCATGCGGGCCTTGCCCTCCGGGGATTCAAGGAGTTGCGGGAAGCATTTCTTCACGACCTCCATCACGATGTTCACCGAGACCGATGCACCAGGAGAGGCGCCAAGAAGGGCGGAAATCGAGCGGTCCTGATCAGTGATGACTTCGGTGCCGTAGTGAACGATGCCAGCCTCGCCGTCGGTCTTCTTGATCGCCTGCACGCGGATGCCGGCGTCGATAAGCTTCCAGTCCTGCTTCTTCGCGGCCGGGTAGAAGACATGCAGCACGTCCATGCGGTCTTCCATGCTCTGCGTACCCTGCTGGACGAGGTAGCGGACCAGCGGGAGATTGCTGACGCCGATCTTGAGCAGGGTGGCAAGGTTGTCCGGCTTCACGGAAAGCGGGAGGTCCAGATAGCTGCCTTTCTTGTGGAGGAACTT
This portion of the Luteolibacter luteus genome encodes:
- a CDS encoding RNA polymerase sigma factor; this translates as MEAALTFPPIHMPSSRPIPANESADGDDVDVALMRRIAEGDERAFRDLVERHQNAVVGTVARMLGDPTEAEDIAQLAFLRIWKHAKRWRPDAKFTTYLFTITRNLVFNESRRRSRRKEVSSEEREEDSGFQMASETRHEPQEEAMKLEMHQQIDRAIATLPEAQRTAVILYSYESLPYEEIASVLNTSVSSVKSLLFRARTTLRERLASYLAE